GCTGAATTTCCCGTTCAGGGAGTCGCGGGGAAGCGCCGCGTAGAGCAGGATGCCGCGCTTGTCGTTTCCGATCGAACGGATCCATTCCGAGAAGAAGGAGTCGATGCGTTTCGAATAGCTGTCGATATTCTCAAGCACTTCGGTCTTGACCAGAACGCGGATGCGCAGCGTCTTTTCAATCTCGCCGCATGCGTCGACGATCTGGAGTTTCACGGCTTCCTTCAGCAGGAGCGCCTGATCCGAGACATACCGTTCGGCCTGGGGCTGAGTCGCCGCCGGCTCGCTGGCCTGCTGGGCGAACGCCGCAAACTGCAGCAGGATGACGAGCGCGGCGGCGCAGAGCATTCCCGCGGGGGCATGCGGCCGGACGCCGAACATCGCTTCGACCTTCTGTCTGATCACGTGCATGGCGGGGAAAAGCTCAACGAACGCCGTCGACGATGCCCACCCAGCGGATGAGCACGTTGCAGTGCGGGCATGGTTCGGCCCGGTTCGTTCCCGCCATCGCGTTGATGAAGCCAGCGGAAAGGCTCATGCCGCAGGAAGGGCAGCCGGACTTGTCGGCGTCCCAGATCGCGCGGCCTTTCGTCTTGCGTCGGATCTCCTCGTAGAGTTCGAGGTCGACGGCAGGGAGCTTCAGGGAAGCCTGGCGGCGCTGGGTGCGCTGCAGGTCGGCCTCGCGCTCGAGTTCGGCGATCTCTCCGGCAAGGCGCTTCTTCACGTCGTCGAGGTGTTGTTTGCGGCCCGCCAGCAGTTTCGCGGCTTTTTCGATGTCCTTTTCGAGGACCTCGAGCTTTTCCATGTCTTCGAGAACGCGCGACTCGACGGAGCCGAGGAGCTCCTTGTTGCGTTCGAGCTCGCGCTGGGTGGCCATGTAGGCGTTCGGCGTCATGCCGGCGGTCTTGAGGCGAAGCTCGTTGCCGCCGATCTTCTCGGTCAGCGACGCGGCTTCGGACTCGGCTTCCCTGCGCCGCAGAAGGATCTTCTTCTGGAGGGCTTCCTTGCGGCGGAGCAGCGTCTCTTCCTCGCCGACCTCGCGTTCCATCTTGAGGCCTTTTTCCTTCAGTTGTCGAATGCGTGACTCGAGGTCGTCGACGGCAAGGTCGAAAGCCTGTATTGCCAGTATCGCGGTGCAGTCCTGCACGGCGGCCCTCCTCTCGATTCTGCGTTGGTTCGCAGCGCTGGGGTAGCCTAACAGATGATTCCGACGGTGTCAACCCGCCGCCGCGTTCTATTGACGCCTGTGCTGATGCGTGGTATGATCGATTTTTCATTCTTGGAGGTGTTCCCGGATGTCTCTCCTCCCCGTCATCGCCATCGTCGGCAGGCCGAACGTCGGCAAATCGTCGCTCATGAACCGGATCGTCGGATACCGGCACGCCATCGTGGACCCCACCCCCGGCGTCACCCGCGACCGCAACTACGCCGAAGCCGTCTGGAACGGCCGGCGCTTCTACGTCGTCGACACGGGCGGCCTCGACCCCGACGACGAGCAGCCGATCATGATGTCGATCAAGTCCCAGGTCGATTTCGCTCTTCGGGAAGCGGCCGCGATCGTCTTTCTCGGAGACGCCCGCGACGGCCTCCACGGCGACGACCGGACGATTCTCAACTTGCTCCGGAAAAAATGCACCGACAAGCCGTTCTACGTCGCCGTCAACAAGATCGACAACCCGAAGGAGATCGACGTTCTCACGGCGGAGTTCTACGGACTCGGTGTCGACCGTCTGTTCCCGATTTCCGCCGTTCACGGCATCGGCGTCGCGGACCTTCTCGACGTCGTCGTCGAGCCGTTCGAGCGGGAAACGGCACCCGACGACTCGGTTTCGTCCCCGCCGCTCGAGCGCATCGCGATCGTCGGCAAGCCCAACGTCGGCAAGTCCTCTCTCTTCAATAGGCTTCTCGGGCACGACCGTTCGATCGTCGACGACGTTCCCGGCACGACGCGCGATGCGATCACCGTCTCCGTCGACCGGAACGGCCGCACCTACCGGTTCATCGACACGGCCGGCCTGCGCCGCCCCGCCCGCCAGAAAGACAGCGTCGAGTATTTTTCGGTCTTCCGAACCCTCGACGCAATCCAGAAATCCGATCTCGCCGTCCTGGTTCTCGACGCCTCGGAAGGCAAGATCTCCGAGCAGGACAAGCGCATCGCCGGCCGGGTCGTCGACGCCGGCTCGGGATGCATCATCGTCTGGAACAAGTGGGACATCGCCGATAAGACGGCCCGCCCATGGGACGAGCTGCTCGTCGAGACGCGCGAAGCCTTCCCGCTGCTGAATTTCGCCCCCGTGACCTCGATCTCGGCGCGCACCGGCCAGCGCGTCGACCGGCTGTTCGAGATGGTCGACACGGTGCAGGAAACGGGCCGGCACCGCATTACCGACGAACGGCTCAAGCAGATTCTGTATGAGGCCGTCACGATCCAGCCGCCCCCCAGCGTCGCCGGCCGGGCCCTGCATCTCAAGAACCTGCGCCAGCTCAACGGGCCGCCGATCGTCTTCCGGCTAACGGCGTCCGACCCGAAGAACGTTCACTTCTCCTACCAGCGGTATCTGCTGAACCATATCCGGCAGGAGTTCCCCTTCGAAGGCTGGCCGATGCGGCTCGCCGTCGGGCGTTGACGAGATGATCGGAATCACCTGGCACCCGTTCGCCGCCGGTTATATCCTTGGGTCTATACCATCGGCATGGCTGTTGTGCCGCATTTTCTACGGCATCGACATCTTCGAGCACGGCAGCCGCAACATGGGCGCAACCAACGTTCATCGCGTTCTGGGCACGAAACCCTTCGCGATCACCCTGATCCTCGACATCCTGAAAGGCTTCGCCGCCGTTCTTCTTTCGATCTCCTTCTTTTCGGTTCCGGAAACAGCGGTCCCCACCGGTCTTGCCGCCGGCGCCGCCGCGATCGCCGGCCACTCGCTTTCCGTCTGGGTGAAGTTCCGGGGCGGGAAAGGCGTCGCGACGGGACTGGGCGTTTTTCTTGCCCTCGCTCCGAAAGCCTCGGTCACAGCCATGGGAATTTTCCTGCTCGTGCTGGTCTCGAGCGGTTTCGTTTCGCTCGGCTCGATCGCCGCGGCCTGCGCCCTTCCCTTTCTGATTCTCGAATTCCGGGAGTGCGGCGAGGCCTGGCTGTCCTCGTTCGTCGTTTTTTCCGCGATCGCGGCCCTGTTCATCGTGTTCAGGCACAAGGCGAATATCGTCAGGCTCTGGAACGGTGAGGAGAACGGTCTCGGCAGTCGGAAACCCGAACCGGAACCGCCCGGGGCGACCCCCGCGGCGTGACAATTTCGTCGAAACGGAGCGTCTGGAACACATGAAGATCGGAGTCATCGGTGCGGGTTCCTGGGGAACCGTCCTCGCGACGCTTCTCTCGAAGAAGGGCAACCAGGTCACTCTGTGGGCGCGCGAGCCGGAAGTGGTTTCCGGCATCAGGAACAGGCGACGCAACCCGTTTTTCATGAGCGATCTCGAGCTTCCGCCCGAACTGGGAGTCTCGAACGACGCAGCAGACGTCGCGGCTGGCGCGGATGCCCTTCTGTTCGCCGTTCCCTCGGCCCATTTGCGCGGTTTGGCGCACGGCCTTCGCGAGCACCTGCCGCGGATCTCCGGCGTCATCAACGCCGCCAAGGGATTCGAACCCGGCACCGGCAAGCGTCTCAGCGAAATTCTCGTCGAAGAGTCCGGCGTCGAGCCCGGAAGTGCGGGCGACCGCATCGCCGTCCTGTCGGGACCGAATCTCGCCGGCGAGCTCGCCGAGGGCAAGATCGGCGCCTCCGTCATCGCCTGTCCGGACGAAACCTGGTCCAGAACGGCACAGGAACTGCTCTCGAACGATCACTTTCGGGTCTACCGGCATACCGACCGCACCGGGGTCGAGCTCGGCGGCACGCTGAAGAACGTGTTCGCCATCGGGGCCGGCATCGTCGACGGGCTTGGCCTCGGCGACAACGCGAAGGCAGCCTACCTGACCCGCGCGCTCCATGAGCTCGTCAGGCTTGGATCGCGTCTTGGCGGCCGGCCGACGACCTTCTACGGGCTTTCTGGACTCGGCGATCTCATGGCGACCTGTTCCTCGCCCCTCTCCCGGAATCACCAGCTCGGCCAGGCCCTCGCTCGCGGGAAGACGCTCGACGAGTTGACGCACGGCAGCCGCATGGTCATCGAAGGCGTGGAAACGGCACGAATGGCCGCCTCGTGGGGGAAAAAACTAACGATTCCCCTTCCTATTACCGAAGAAATATGCAGGGTTCTCTTCGATTCGCTGTCTCCCCGGGAGGCAGCGAAGAATCTCATGACCCGTTCTCTGAAGGACGAAGAGGCCTAAATTTTTCGCGGGAGCTGTGTTCATGCGCCGGAATCTCACCATCGCCGCCTCGATTTTTGGCATCGCCCTCTTCCTCGGCGTTTTCTTCTGGGGGATTTTCTACTTCCAGGGGAAGAGCGGCCGGCCCGTCAGTCAAGGCACGGGCGACAAGCCGGCGCAGACGCAGAGCACGGGATCGGAGGCACCAATGCGTTCCACGGAAACCGCCCAGGCGAAACTGCGTGACATCGACGTTTCATTCACCCTCGACTCGAAGACGATGCATCTCGGGCCTCAGAAGCTGATCCGCGTCTCGAAACGCAGCGTTCAGGAGCCCCCCCTCGTCGAAGTCGACGTTCAGCTGGCCCACTCTCTCATCTCGAGCCTCCAGGAACTCGATCTTCAGACCCCCATCGAGCCGGCCCGGGTCTCGACCGACAAACAGGGAAATCCGCTCCGCATCATCCGCGGCTCTGGCAAGCGCGTGATCGACCGCGAACGCACCCTGCTGACGCTCAAGGATATGGCATCGCAGGCAGCCGATGCCTCCGCTCTCAACGTTCCGATCTCCGTGAAGATCGACGAGGGGTCCGAGGGGTTCGAGGCACAGCGCCAGAAACTCGGCTTCGGCGTCTGCCTCGGCCGGTTCGAGACGCTTCACGCCGATCACGCCGACGATGAGGCGCGGAACGAGAATCTCCGCATCGCCGCCGAGAAGTGCGACGGGCTCATTCTCGCCCCCGGCGCCGAGTTCAACTTCGACAAGGTCGTCGGCCCCCGCGTTTCGAAGAACGGGTTCAAGATGGCGGGCGTCATTTCGAACGGCCGCGTGATTCCCGGCATGGGGGGCGGCGTCTGCCAGGTCAGCACGACCCTGTATCGCACGGCCCTGCTATCCAATATGAAAATCACCGAACGGCACAACCACTCGATCTACGAAGGCATCCCCTACGCCGATCGCGGGCTCGACGCGGCCATTGCCTGGGGTTCGAAGAATTTCCGCTTCGTGAACACGCTCGGCGTGCCCCTGCTGCTTTCCTGCCGCGGCGGGAACGGCCGGGTCCATGTCTCTTTCTACGCGCCGAGCAAGCCTTTCGACCAGGTCGTCGTCGCGACGCGCAATGAAAAGGCGATCCGCTACCCCGTCGAAAAGAAAAAGAACGCCCGCCTCAAATCCGGCGAAACGCGCATCGTCCGCCCGGGCGTGACGGGCTATACGATCGACGCCTACCGCATCGTGACCAGCGGCGGGATGAGCCGCGAAGAGAAGCTGTCCTCCGATAACTACCTCATGTTTCCGCAGATCGAGGAGAGCAGCAACTGATGCGGTCTCCGAATACAAGGACGTCGCCCGGGCCGTGGCTCGCCGTGGCCGTTCTCACGTTCCTCGCGTATGCCTGTACGGCGGCAACGGCGCTCGAGTTCGCCAACTTCGTGACTCGCGGCTATGAAGGGAAAGGCGAACTCGAATTCATCATGCCGGAAGACCTCCTGCGCGACGCGTCCGGCAACATCATCGTCGCCGACCAGAAGAACAACCGCGTTCAGATCCTCACTCCGGAAGGGAATTTCAAGCGATTTTTCACGATCACGGCCCAGACCCCGGGCGTCGCGTCGATGGTCGCAAGCCTCACCGAGGCAGAGATCGCAAGCCAGTTTCCGCCCGAAAAAAAGCGCGAGCCCTCGGTCTCGAAAACCCCGAAACCGCCAGAAGTCAAACCGGTCCCCGGCCCCCGGCTCGACAAGCCGGTCGGTCTCGCCCTCGACGGAAAAGGGCTTCTCTACGTCGCCGGCTCCGGAACGGGCCATATCTGGGTCCTTCGGCTCTCCGACGGCGCCCTCGTCGAGGTCATCGGCCGGTTCGGCCGCCAGCAGGGCCAGTTCGACACCCCGCTCGACATCGACATCAGCCCCGACGGAAAGCTTGCGGTCGTCGATTCTGGCAACAAGCGCGTCCAGATTTTCGACGCAGACCGGAAGTTTCTCCGGGAAATCCATTACAAGGAAGAAACAAAGAAAAAAGAGCTTCGCTCCCTCCCCCCGCGCGGCGTCTGCTGGCTTCCCACGGGCGATCTCGCCGTTTCCTACCCGACGTTCAACCAGATCGTGAGCTGGAATCCCGCCGGTGAAGTGGTTTGGCGCTACGGCGTGAAGGGCAACCGGAAGGGCGAGCTCAACGAACCCTCCTACATGATTCACGGTCCCTCAGGGCATCTTCTGATCGCCGACAGCGGAAATCACCGGATCGTCGAAATCACCTCGAACGGCCTTTTCGTCAAGAACTTCCCCATGGGTCGCGGAAGCGGGCCCGGACGGCTCCTGTGGCCGCGTGGCATGGCTCTCACCGATCAGGACACGCTGATCGTGAGCGACCAGGGAAACAACCGCATCCATTTTCTTCAGCCGAGCAAGGCCGCCCTCCTTTTGCGCGAAGCGAAGCTTCTCGCGAACCAGGATAAATGGGATGAAGCGTACGTCCGCATCGAGCAGGTGCTCAACCTTCAGCCGAACGACCAGGATGCCCGCGCGCTTATGGTCAACGCCCTGCATTATTTCGGCGACCGCGCCATGAACAAGGCCGATTTCGAGCACGCCGAGGAGTATCTGCGGCGCATCCTGATCTACAATCCCAACGATCCGAACGTGCAGAAAAAGCTGGACGCGATCTTCTGGGCCTCGAACAAGGACTTGATCGGCAACTTCGTTTTTGGCATCATAGCCGTCATCGCCATCCTTATTCTTTTCTGGATCATCAAAACCACTTTGAGCCGGCTGATCTTCGGCCACCCCTAGGAGCGCCCGTGTCACACCCCCAGAAACACATCCGCAATTTCTGCATTATCGCGCATATCGACCACGGCAAATCGACCCTGGCCGACCGGCTGATCGAGCATACCGCCACGGTCAGCAAGCGCGAAATGAAGGACCAGATCCTCGACTCGATGGACCTGGAGCGCGAGCGCGGTATCACGATCAAGGCCCAGGCGGTCCGGATGATCTACCACGCGAACGACGGCCAGGAGTACATGTACAACCTCATCGACACCCCCGGCCACGTCGATTTTTCCTACGAAGTCTCGCGGTCGATCGCGGCCTGCGAGGGCGCCATTCTGGTCGTCGACGCGAGCCAGGGGGTCGAGGCCCAGACGATGGCGAACGTGACGCTCGCCCTCGCCGGGAATCTCGAGATCCTGCCGGTCATCAACAAGATCGACCTACCCGCCGCCGATCCCGAAAAGGTGCGCAAGGAGATCGAGAATCTCGTCGGCATCGACTGTTCAGACGCCCTGCTGGTTTCGGCGAAAGAGGGAAAAGGCGTTCCCGAGCTTCTCGAGGCGATCGCGAAAAAGTTCCCGCCCCCCCTCGGTGACCCGAAGGCGCCCCTGCGCGCCCTTATATTCGATGCGAAATATGATTCGTACAAGGGCGTCGTCGTCTACTGCCGCGTCGTGGACGGATCGTTCAAGACCGGCGACCGCATCAAATTTCTTTCCACCGGCTCCGAGTTCGAGGTCATCGAGACCGGCGTGTTCACTCCGAAGCCCCTTCAGGTGAGCGAAATCGCCGCCGGCAACGTCGGGTATTTCTGCGCCACGATCAAGGAGATGGGCCACGTCCGCATCGGCGACACGATCACGAACGCGGGCAAGAACGTCAAGGTCGAGGCGATTCCCGGCTTCAAGGAAGCCAAGCCGATGGTGTTCTGCGGCCTCTACCCCGTCGAGGCGAGCGATTTCGACGAACTGCGTAACGCCCTCGAGAAACTGACGCTGAACGATTCGAGCCTCTCGTTCGTCCCCGAGAACTCAGTCGCCCTCGGATTCGGCTTCCGGTGCGGTTTTCTCGGTCTCCTCCATATGGAGATCGTACAGGAGCGTCTCGAGCGGGAATACAACCTCGAGCTCGTCACGACGGCCCCGAACGTGGTCTACCAGGTCCGC
Above is a genomic segment from Candidatus Ozemobacteraceae bacterium containing:
- the der gene encoding ribosome biogenesis GTPase Der: MSLLPVIAIVGRPNVGKSSLMNRIVGYRHAIVDPTPGVTRDRNYAEAVWNGRRFYVVDTGGLDPDDEQPIMMSIKSQVDFALREAAAIVFLGDARDGLHGDDRTILNLLRKKCTDKPFYVAVNKIDNPKEIDVLTAEFYGLGVDRLFPISAVHGIGVADLLDVVVEPFERETAPDDSVSSPPLERIAIVGKPNVGKSSLFNRLLGHDRSIVDDVPGTTRDAITVSVDRNGRTYRFIDTAGLRRPARQKDSVEYFSVFRTLDAIQKSDLAVLVLDASEGKISEQDKRIAGRVVDAGSGCIIVWNKWDIADKTARPWDELLVETREAFPLLNFAPVTSISARTGQRVDRLFEMVDTVQETGRHRITDERLKQILYEAVTIQPPPSVAGRALHLKNLRQLNGPPIVFRLTASDPKNVHFSYQRYLLNHIRQEFPFEGWPMRLAVGR
- the plsY gene encoding glycerol-3-phosphate 1-O-acyltransferase PlsY yields the protein MIGITWHPFAAGYILGSIPSAWLLCRIFYGIDIFEHGSRNMGATNVHRVLGTKPFAITLILDILKGFAAVLLSISFFSVPETAVPTGLAAGAAAIAGHSLSVWVKFRGGKGVATGLGVFLALAPKASVTAMGIFLLVLVSSGFVSLGSIAAACALPFLILEFRECGEAWLSSFVVFSAIAALFIVFRHKANIVRLWNGEENGLGSRKPEPEPPGATPAA
- a CDS encoding NAD(P)H-dependent glycerol-3-phosphate dehydrogenase, giving the protein MRRTVSAVGNPNRNRPGRPPRRDNFVETERLEHMKIGVIGAGSWGTVLATLLSKKGNQVTLWAREPEVVSGIRNRRRNPFFMSDLELPPELGVSNDAADVAAGADALLFAVPSAHLRGLAHGLREHLPRISGVINAAKGFEPGTGKRLSEILVEESGVEPGSAGDRIAVLSGPNLAGELAEGKIGASVIACPDETWSRTAQELLSNDHFRVYRHTDRTGVELGGTLKNVFAIGAGIVDGLGLGDNAKAAYLTRALHELVRLGSRLGGRPTTFYGLSGLGDLMATCSSPLSRNHQLGQALARGKTLDELTHGSRMVIEGVETARMAASWGKKLTIPLPITEEICRVLFDSLSPREAAKNLMTRSLKDEEA
- a CDS encoding VanW family protein; the protein is MRRNLTIAASIFGIALFLGVFFWGIFYFQGKSGRPVSQGTGDKPAQTQSTGSEAPMRSTETAQAKLRDIDVSFTLDSKTMHLGPQKLIRVSKRSVQEPPLVEVDVQLAHSLISSLQELDLQTPIEPARVSTDKQGNPLRIIRGSGKRVIDRERTLLTLKDMASQAADASALNVPISVKIDEGSEGFEAQRQKLGFGVCLGRFETLHADHADDEARNENLRIAAEKCDGLILAPGAEFNFDKVVGPRVSKNGFKMAGVISNGRVIPGMGGGVCQVSTTLYRTALLSNMKITERHNHSIYEGIPYADRGLDAAIAWGSKNFRFVNTLGVPLLLSCRGGNGRVHVSFYAPSKPFDQVVVATRNEKAIRYPVEKKKNARLKSGETRIVRPGVTGYTIDAYRIVTSGGMSREEKLSSDNYLMFPQIEESSN
- the lepA gene encoding translation elongation factor 4, whose protein sequence is MSHPQKHIRNFCIIAHIDHGKSTLADRLIEHTATVSKREMKDQILDSMDLERERGITIKAQAVRMIYHANDGQEYMYNLIDTPGHVDFSYEVSRSIAACEGAILVVDASQGVEAQTMANVTLALAGNLEILPVINKIDLPAADPEKVRKEIENLVGIDCSDALLVSAKEGKGVPELLEAIAKKFPPPLGDPKAPLRALIFDAKYDSYKGVVVYCRVVDGSFKTGDRIKFLSTGSEFEVIETGVFTPKPLQVSEIAAGNVGYFCATIKEMGHVRIGDTITNAGKNVKVEAIPGFKEAKPMVFCGLYPVEASDFDELRNALEKLTLNDSSLSFVPENSVALGFGFRCGFLGLLHMEIVQERLEREYNLELVTTAPNVVYQVRTVDGVESEIESPAKLPDSTKIAEIREPFVHATMFMPKDYIGTVMELCTERRGAMKHMEYISENRVSISFDLPMAEILVDFYDKLKSRTRGYASMDYEPIGFRTAEIIRVDILVNAEPVDALSFLTHRERAERRGRSMIEKLRKLIPRHQFQIPLQAAIGAKIIARENIAPYRKDVIAKCYGGDITRKRKLLEKQKEGKRRLKMVGNVEIPQEAFMAVLKVEDD